A section of the Hugenholtzia roseola DSM 9546 genome encodes:
- the mfd gene encoding transcription-repair coupling factor translates to MKNSLISAPQTYLQTDEILAMYRADALFQLLENKAKSPQLEQVHVQNVAGSQTALLVAALQQARPELTQLILAEDNEKAAYFYSDLISILEQKANATNPTVLFFPTSYKKPYQFEKIDNANVLQRAETLAQLQNLYEQETDIKNFKGKIIITYPAALTERVVNKKTLLSNTFTIRKGEELGRDFLVEVLQSYGFERTDFVYEAGQYAVRGGIVDVFSYAHEMPFRVEFFGDEVESLRLFEPNSQLSKQTVEKAVLIPNLEAKFSQESREPFFNFLPAQTLFWVENQKLTLEVIEKYFEKVGQEFEEIVKAAGYTQIISKPEHIFLTQEEFIDGYSKFSQFHYHHTLPKKLYPKHIEPFVVDFQTKVQPSFNKDFKLLAEDLKRKQDQNYTNILVADLPKQVERMQSIFEEIEPQLEIRALLLSLHEGFYDQNLKLTLYTDHQVFERFHKGKGTERFSKTKALTLKELNALQIGDYVTHIDYGIGRFAGLEKIEVGGKEQEAVRLIYRDNDILFVSLHSLHKIARYTGKEGSQVALSKLGTGEWENKKRKVKKRLKDIGTDLINLYAKRLTMRGFACQPDDYMQIELETSFLYEDTPDQATATSQIKADMEKPVPMDRLICGDVGFGKTELAIRAAFKAVANGKQVAVLVPTTILAAQHYRTFSERLKSLPVRVDYINRFRTAKEVKQIIEDLANGKIDILIGTHKIVSKTIQFKDLGLFIIDEEQKFGVKTKEKLKEMRHNIDCLTLTATPIPRTLQFSLLGARDLSIMHTPPPNRQPVTTEVHTFSEETIRDAVSYELRRGGQVFFVHNRVSDIYEVAGMIARLVPDAKVGIGHGQMADENLEKVMMNFISGQLDVLVATNIIESGLDIPNANTIIINNSHLFGLSDLHQMRGRVGRSNRKAFCLLLVPSVSTLTVDSRKRLSALEEFNELGDGFKIAMRDLDIRGAGDLLGAEQSGFINDLGLDTYHKILEEAIAELKEEEFKDLFAHEIKDKTIKVDCNIETDFNILIPEDYIPNISERLSLYIRADELKNEQDLLVFRNELKDRFGDLPPTVEELLKTVELRWVAEKIGFEKLTLKNEKMRAYFVSGKPQYFETEVFSKFLAYVQKRPERCQVKETESRLIFIMENVRSIEGAMRVLQSILEEDINS, encoded by the coding sequence ATGAAAAATTCGCTTATTTCAGCACCCCAGACTTATCTGCAAACGGACGAAATTTTGGCTATGTATCGCGCCGACGCGCTTTTTCAGCTATTGGAAAATAAAGCCAAAAGTCCGCAACTTGAACAGGTGCATGTGCAGAATGTGGCAGGGAGTCAGACGGCTCTCTTGGTGGCGGCTTTGCAGCAGGCGCGTCCAGAGCTAACACAACTTATCTTGGCAGAAGACAATGAAAAAGCGGCATATTTTTATAGTGATTTGATTTCTATTTTAGAACAGAAAGCAAATGCTACCAATCCGACGGTTCTATTTTTTCCAACTTCCTACAAAAAGCCCTACCAATTTGAAAAGATAGACAACGCCAACGTCTTGCAGCGTGCCGAAACGTTGGCACAGTTGCAAAATTTATATGAACAAGAAACGGATATTAAAAATTTTAAAGGCAAAATTATTATTACCTACCCTGCGGCTCTTACCGAGCGCGTGGTGAATAAAAAAACGTTGCTTTCCAACACTTTTACCATTCGCAAGGGCGAGGAATTGGGGCGCGATTTTTTGGTGGAGGTGCTGCAAAGTTATGGCTTCGAGCGAACCGATTTTGTGTATGAAGCAGGGCAGTATGCGGTGCGTGGCGGCATTGTAGATGTTTTTTCGTATGCGCATGAGATGCCTTTTCGAGTAGAATTTTTTGGTGATGAGGTAGAAAGTTTGCGTCTTTTCGAGCCAAATAGTCAGCTTTCGAAACAGACGGTAGAAAAAGCGGTCTTGATACCGAATTTGGAGGCAAAATTTTCGCAGGAGAGTCGCGAGCCTTTTTTCAACTTTCTGCCTGCCCAGACGCTATTTTGGGTTGAAAATCAGAAACTTACCTTAGAAGTAATTGAAAAATATTTTGAGAAAGTGGGGCAGGAATTTGAAGAAATTGTAAAGGCAGCAGGTTATACGCAAATTATTTCGAAGCCCGAACATATTTTTCTTACCCAAGAGGAATTTATAGACGGTTATAGCAAATTTTCGCAATTTCATTACCATCATACACTACCTAAAAAATTATATCCTAAACATATTGAGCCTTTTGTGGTCGATTTTCAGACGAAGGTGCAGCCTTCTTTTAATAAAGACTTCAAACTTTTAGCCGAAGATTTAAAACGAAAACAAGACCAAAATTATACCAATATTTTAGTAGCAGATTTGCCCAAGCAGGTAGAGCGCATGCAAAGTATCTTTGAGGAGATAGAGCCGCAGTTGGAAATTCGCGCACTTTTGCTTTCCCTGCACGAAGGTTTTTATGACCAAAACCTAAAACTAACCCTTTATACCGACCATCAGGTCTTTGAAAGATTCCACAAGGGCAAAGGTACAGAGCGTTTTTCGAAGACAAAAGCCCTGACACTCAAAGAGTTGAACGCATTACAAATCGGTGATTATGTAACGCATATAGATTACGGAATTGGGCGTTTTGCAGGGCTTGAAAAAATAGAAGTGGGTGGAAAAGAGCAGGAGGCAGTGCGTTTGATTTATAGAGATAACGATATTTTATTTGTAAGTCTTCATTCACTTCATAAAATAGCGCGTTATACAGGCAAAGAAGGTTCGCAGGTAGCATTGAGCAAGTTGGGAACAGGTGAGTGGGAAAATAAAAAGCGAAAGGTAAAGAAAAGATTAAAAGATATTGGTACAGATTTAATCAATTTGTATGCAAAAAGGCTTACCATGCGTGGCTTTGCCTGTCAGCCCGACGATTATATGCAAATTGAATTAGAAACTTCATTTTTATACGAAGATACGCCCGACCAAGCCACAGCCACCTCTCAAATCAAGGCAGATATGGAAAAACCTGTGCCGATGGATAGGCTCATTTGTGGAGATGTGGGTTTTGGCAAGACCGAACTTGCGATAAGAGCCGCTTTCAAAGCCGTTGCGAATGGAAAACAAGTGGCGGTTTTAGTGCCGACTACGATTTTAGCCGCCCAACATTACCGCACTTTTTCGGAGCGTTTGAAAAGTTTGCCTGTGCGTGTGGATTACATCAACCGTTTCAGAACGGCAAAAGAGGTCAAACAAATTATAGAAGATTTGGCAAATGGAAAAATAGATATACTAATTGGCACGCATAAAATTGTAAGTAAAACGATACAATTCAAAGATTTAGGACTCTTTATCATAGACGAAGAACAAAAATTTGGCGTAAAAACAAAGGAAAAGTTAAAAGAAATGCGCCATAACATAGACTGCCTGACCCTAACGGCTACGCCCATTCCGCGCACCTTGCAGTTTTCACTCTTAGGGGCGCGAGATTTGTCTATCATGCACACGCCGCCGCCTAACCGTCAGCCTGTAACGACGGAGGTGCATACTTTTTCGGAAGAAACGATTAGAGATGCGGTAAGTTATGAATTGCGACGTGGCGGACAGGTCTTCTTTGTGCATAATCGCGTGAGCGATATTTATGAAGTGGCGGGTATGATTGCGCGTCTTGTACCAGATGCCAAAGTGGGTATCGGGCATGGGCAGATGGCAGACGAAAACTTGGAAAAGGTGATGATGAACTTTATTAGTGGGCAGCTCGATGTGTTAGTTGCTACCAATATCATCGAGTCGGGTTTGGATATTCCTAATGCAAATACCATTATCATTAACAATTCACATCTTTTTGGTTTATCAGATTTGCACCAAATGAGGGGGCGTGTGGGCAGAAGTAACCGCAAAGCCTTCTGTTTGTTGCTTGTCCCTTCGGTTTCTACCCTTACTGTTGATTCGCGCAAGCGTTTGAGTGCCTTAGAGGAGTTTAATGAATTAGGCGATGGCTTTAAAATTGCGATGCGCGATTTAGATATTCGGGGAGCAGGCGATTTATTGGGAGCAGAGCAAAGCGGCTTTATCAACGATTTGGGCTTAGATACTTACCATAAAATCTTAGAAGAAGCCATTGCTGAATTGAAAGAAGAGGAGTTTAAAGACTTATTTGCACACGAAATAAAAGATAAAACAATTAAAGTAGATTGTAATATAGAAACCGATTTTAATATTCTGATTCCAGAAGATTATATCCCTAATATTTCGGAGCGTTTGAGCCTTTACATTCGAGCCGATGAATTAAAAAATGAACAAGATTTGCTTGTTTTTAGAAATGAACTCAAAGACCGTTTTGGCGATTTGCCCCCTACTGTCGAGGAATTGCTCAAAACGGTAGAGCTAAGGTGGGTAGCCGAAAAAATAGGTTTCGAGAAATTGACGCTTAAAAATGAAAAAATGCGAGCGTATTTTGTCAGTGGCAAGCCTCAATATTTTGAAACTGAAGTATTTTCTAAATTTCTTGCCTATGTGCAGAAGCGTCCTGAACGTTGTCAGGTGAAAGAAACAGAGAGCCGCCTGATTTTTATTATGGAAAATGTACGCAGCATAGAGGGCGCAATGCGTGTTTTGCAATCTATTTTAGAAGAGGATATAAATTCTTAA
- a CDS encoding tetratricopeptide repeat protein → MPPSYTPSAFRLVFFSKAFPTSLALFLAFFLPLFASKAQSRSMREEMDSLAETLQKNYLDTVLFKNSIFLAQRYISLQTDSALYYVQVAEKHAQKVKNPLYFAEIAIVRGSAYDRLGNAPAALKEAFNALKIGDSLQNESILARAYNLLGILHKGQDEYETAKNYWLKAYQIRLKQKEPRATAIVSNNLGAAYDLLEKYDSAVYFYNQSIALKLQQKDSIGAALSRTNIGVIFKKQTQYDSAKYHIETALRSVIDKENLHVIAICYLILGDIAEEEKEYDKMQFYGKKIYEIAQKAHMLDFLANSTRLLARSYAAKGNKNLAYDYLEQYIRYKDSLRNDENLKKIENIKYQYKLQQKDEENKRLQKETELQEVQIALAQAQIERRDAILWGLFFVGLAIILTAYLLYQNGQKQRKISKKLKEKNEALAQSQEDLKQVNEELNTTLQTVQNQKSDIEEKNKAITDSINYAQRIQEAILPEKAEIEAFLRPSFAPLSDFTQNSFVFYQPRDIVSGDFYFFQPLGEKNKSEKAILATADCTGHGVSGALMSMIGNELLTQIVIRNQIENPDEILNTLHQEIRRVLKQKQSKTYDGMDISVVKIDKKERTLSFAGAKTKLVSVFNGDLSVLKGDKMEIGGEQRESERVFSLQKLPFPHAIQQDGKTTFQIYLFSDGFQDQFGGEEGKKLGFSNFKRLLLQLSALPIEKQEEEIAHFFQTWKDTIGSPEAQVDDVMVLGLDLSKI, encoded by the coding sequence ATGCCGCCTTCCTACACGCCTTCTGCTTTTCGTTTGGTGTTTTTTTCTAAGGCTTTTCCTACCTCTTTGGCACTTTTTCTTGCTTTTTTTCTGCCCCTTTTTGCTTCAAAGGCGCAATCGCGTTCTATGCGTGAAGAAATGGATAGTTTGGCAGAAACGTTACAAAAAAATTATTTAGACACAGTTTTATTTAAAAATTCTATTTTTTTAGCACAAAGGTATATATCTTTACAAACTGATTCTGCACTTTACTACGTACAGGTAGCGGAAAAGCACGCACAAAAAGTAAAAAATCCGCTTTATTTTGCTGAAATTGCTATCGTGCGCGGCTCTGCCTACGACCGTCTGGGCAATGCGCCTGCTGCTTTAAAAGAAGCCTTCAATGCGCTCAAAATTGGCGATTCGCTGCAAAATGAAAGCATTTTGGCACGTGCCTACAACCTTTTGGGTATCTTACACAAAGGACAAGATGAGTACGAAACGGCAAAAAATTATTGGCTTAAAGCCTACCAAATTCGCCTCAAACAGAAAGAGCCTCGCGCCACTGCCATTGTGTCGAATAATCTGGGGGCAGCCTACGATTTATTAGAAAAATACGACTCGGCTGTTTATTTTTACAATCAATCTATTGCTTTAAAATTACAACAAAAAGATAGCATCGGGGCAGCCCTTTCGCGCACCAATATTGGCGTTATTTTTAAAAAACAAACACAATACGACTCGGCAAAATACCACATCGAAACGGCACTTCGCTCGGTCATAGACAAAGAAAATTTGCACGTCATTGCCATCTGCTACCTCATTTTGGGCGATATTGCAGAAGAAGAAAAAGAATACGATAAAATGCAATTTTATGGAAAAAAAATATATGAAATTGCACAAAAAGCGCACATGCTTGACTTTTTAGCCAACTCTACCCGTCTGCTCGCTCGCAGTTATGCCGCTAAGGGAAATAAAAATTTGGCTTACGACTATTTAGAACAGTATATTCGCTACAAAGACAGTTTGAGAAATGATGAAAATTTGAAAAAAATAGAAAACATAAAATATCAATACAAATTACAACAGAAAGACGAAGAAAACAAGCGTTTGCAAAAAGAAACAGAACTGCAAGAGGTTCAAATTGCCTTAGCCCAAGCCCAAATAGAACGGCGTGATGCCATTCTTTGGGGGCTATTTTTTGTAGGATTAGCCATCATCCTAACGGCTTATTTGCTTTATCAGAACGGACAAAAACAACGAAAAATTAGCAAAAAATTAAAAGAAAAAAATGAAGCCTTAGCACAAAGTCAGGAAGATTTAAAACAGGTTAATGAAGAATTAAATACTACTTTGCAAACCGTACAAAATCAGAAATCGGATATAGAAGAAAAAAACAAAGCCATCACCGATAGCATCAACTACGCACAGCGGATTCAGGAGGCAATTTTGCCCGAAAAAGCCGAAATAGAGGCTTTTTTGCGCCCCTCTTTTGCACCTTTGTCAGATTTTACGCAAAATAGTTTTGTGTTTTACCAGCCGCGCGATATTGTAAGCGGCGATTTTTATTTCTTTCAGCCTTTGGGCGAAAAAAATAAAAGTGAAAAGGCAATTTTAGCCACTGCCGACTGCACAGGACATGGCGTTTCGGGTGCGCTTATGAGCATGATTGGCAATGAATTATTGACCCAAATCGTGATTCGCAATCAGATAGAAAATCCAGATGAAATTTTAAATACTCTTCATCAAGAAATTAGACGAGTTTTGAAACAAAAACAAAGCAAAACCTATGACGGCATGGACATTTCTGTTGTCAAGATTGATAAGAAGGAGCGTACCCTTTCCTTTGCAGGGGCAAAGACCAAACTTGTTTCTGTTTTCAACGGCGATTTAAGCGTTTTGAAGGGCGACAAAATGGAAATTGGAGGCGAACAACGCGAAAGTGAGCGCGTTTTTAGCCTGCAAAAACTGCCCTTTCCACACGCCATTCAGCAAGATGGAAAAACAACTTTTCAGATTTATCTTTTTTCAGACGGTTTTCAAGACCAATTTGGAGGCGAGGAGGGCAAAAAATTAGGCTTTTCAAACTTCAAAAGGCTACTTTTGCAACTTTCAGCCCTACCCATAGAAAAGCAGGAAGAGGAAATCGCGCATTTTTTTCAGACTTGGAAAGACACAATAGGCAGCCCCGAAGCACAAGTGGATGATGTAATGGTTTTAGGTTTAGACCTTAGTAAAATTTAA
- a CDS encoding DNA polymerase III subunit gamma/tau, which yields MLLSLLAQARNIAFIYALVGKNMENFVVSARKYRPSTFDAVVGQAHITDTLKNAIRSKQLAQAFLFCGPRGVGKTTCARILAKTINCENLTTDIEPCNECGSCKTFNTGNSLNINELDAASNNSVEDIRNLIEQVRYPPQGGAKKKVYIIDEVHMLSNQAFNAFLKTLEEPPSYAIFILATTEKHKIIPTILSRCQIFDFNRIQPKDVAHHLEKIAQKEGIEAEQEALQLIGMKADGALRDALSMFDLMVTFSQNRKLEYKSVAENLNILDYDYYFKVVDSFLAEDRSAALLLFDEILRKGFDGHHFILGLCKHLRDLLVCQDATTLTLLEVSDTIRKKYQQQAQAATPSFLLSALSLASSCEQGYKNSKDQRLQIEIALLKLASLKQVFSVQSLLDDVKKKVSS from the coding sequence TTGTTGCTATCTCTGTTGGCACAAGCGCGAAATATTGCTTTTATATACGCCTTAGTAGGAAAAAATATGGAAAATTTTGTAGTTTCGGCTCGCAAATACCGTCCCTCCACTTTTGATGCTGTCGTGGGGCAGGCGCACATTACTGATACGCTCAAAAACGCCATTCGCTCGAAGCAGTTGGCGCAGGCGTTCCTTTTTTGTGGTCCCAGAGGGGTAGGCAAAACTACCTGTGCGCGTATTTTAGCCAAAACCATCAACTGCGAAAATCTTACTACCGATATAGAACCCTGCAATGAATGTGGCTCTTGCAAAACTTTTAATACAGGTAATTCGCTCAATATCAATGAGTTAGATGCGGCTTCTAATAATTCGGTAGAGGACATTCGCAACCTTATCGAGCAGGTGCGATACCCACCGCAAGGAGGCGCGAAAAAGAAGGTCTATATCATCGATGAGGTTCACATGCTTTCGAACCAAGCCTTCAATGCCTTTTTGAAGACTTTGGAAGAGCCGCCTTCTTATGCGATTTTTATTCTGGCAACCACCGAAAAGCATAAAATTATTCCCACAATCCTTTCGCGTTGTCAGATTTTCGACTTCAATCGGATTCAGCCCAAAGATGTCGCCCATCATTTGGAAAAAATTGCCCAAAAGGAAGGCATCGAAGCCGAGCAGGAGGCTCTACAACTTATCGGCATGAAGGCAGATGGGGCTTTGCGTGATGCCCTTTCTATGTTTGATTTGATGGTTACATTTTCCCAAAATAGAAAATTGGAGTATAAAAGTGTAGCCGAAAACTTAAATATTTTAGACTATGATTATTATTTCAAAGTAGTAGATTCTTTTTTAGCCGAAGATAGAAGTGCTGCCTTGCTTCTTTTTGATGAGATTTTGAGAAAAGGCTTCGACGGACACCATTTTATCTTGGGTTTGTGCAAACATTTGCGCGATTTGTTGGTCTGTCAAGATGCCACTACCCTGACTTTATTGGAAGTGTCGGATACGATACGCAAAAAATATCAGCAGCAAGCGCAAGCGGCTACGCCCTCTTTCCTACTTTCGGCGTTAAGCCTTGCCAGCTCTTGTGAGCAGGGCTATAAAAATAGCAAAGACCAACGCCTGCAAATAGAAATTGCACTTTTAAAGTTGGCAAGTTTGAAACAGGTATTTTCTGTGCAATCGCTTTTAGATGATGTAAAAAAAAAAGTCAGCAGTTAG
- a CDS encoding cysteine desulfurase, translating into MMKLANPTPIFTALDIEKIRAEFPILHQKINGKPLIYFDNAATAQKPKVVIEALKAYYENDNANVHRGAHTLAARATEAFEKTRKIAARFLNAAFEEEIIFVRGVTEGINLIAQAWGSANLRKNDEILISTLEHHSNIVPWQLVAEKTGAILKVIPINEKGEIIEAEFEKLLSKKTKILSIVHVSNALGTVNPIGKMIQKAKQFGTKVIVDGAQATPHFAIDVQKLDCDFYVFSGHKVYAPTGIGVLYGKKEILDQMQPYHGGGEMIKEVTFEKTTYNHLPHKFEAGTPNIADTIGLGRALEFLQQFDKQAVIEYESRLLTKATALLSAIEGVRLIGTAAEKASVLSFVVEGVSGFDLGMMLDANGVAVRVGHHCTQPLMKRLGIPAGTVRASFALYNTEKEIEDFAAILQKILPILR; encoded by the coding sequence ATGATGAAACTTGCCAATCCTACCCCCATTTTCACTGCACTCGATATAGAAAAAATAAGAGCCGAATTTCCGATTTTGCACCAAAAAATAAATGGAAAGCCGCTTATCTATTTTGATAATGCCGCCACTGCCCAAAAGCCAAAAGTGGTGATTGAGGCACTAAAAGCCTATTACGAAAATGACAATGCCAACGTTCATAGGGGAGCGCACACTTTGGCGGCACGCGCAACGGAGGCTTTCGAAAAGACGCGCAAGATAGCAGCCCGTTTCCTCAATGCTGCCTTCGAGGAGGAAATTATCTTTGTCAGAGGCGTTACAGAGGGGATAAATTTGATTGCACAGGCTTGGGGAAGTGCAAATTTAAGGAAAAATGATGAAATTTTGATTTCTACCTTAGAGCATCATTCTAATATTGTCCCTTGGCAACTGGTTGCAGAAAAAACAGGTGCCATTTTGAAAGTCATTCCCATCAACGAAAAAGGCGAAATTATAGAGGCAGAATTTGAAAAACTACTCTCTAAAAAGACCAAAATCCTTTCTATCGTACACGTATCGAATGCGCTCGGAACGGTCAATCCTATTGGGAAAATGATACAAAAGGCAAAACAGTTTGGTACAAAAGTAATAGTAGATGGTGCGCAGGCAACTCCACATTTTGCGATTGATGTGCAAAAATTGGATTGCGACTTTTATGTTTTTTCAGGACACAAAGTTTATGCCCCCACAGGAATTGGGGTTTTGTATGGTAAAAAAGAAATTTTAGACCAGATGCAGCCTTATCATGGGGGCGGCGAAATGATTAAAGAAGTTACTTTCGAAAAAACGACTTACAACCATTTGCCTCACAAATTCGAGGCAGGAACGCCTAATATTGCCGACACAATCGGCTTGGGAAGAGCCTTAGAGTTTTTACAACAGTTTGATAAACAGGCAGTTATAGAGTATGAAAGCCGCCTGCTAACAAAAGCAACGGCACTTCTTTCCGCCATCGAGGGCGTGCGCCTGATAGGAACAGCCGCCGAAAAAGCCTCTGTCCTTTCCTTTGTCGTAGAGGGCGTAAGCGGTTTTGACTTGGGTATGATGTTAGATGCCAACGGCGTGGCAGTGCGCGTAGGACACCACTGCACGCAGCCACTTATGAAGCGATTGGGCATACCCGCAGGAACGGTACGCGCCTCCTTTGCACTTTACAATACAGAAAAAGAAATTGAAGATTTTGCCGCCATTTTGCAAAAAATATTGCCAATTTTGCGATAA